The proteins below come from a single Dendropsophus ebraccatus isolate aDenEbr1 chromosome 15, aDenEbr1.pat, whole genome shotgun sequence genomic window:
- the LOC138774359 gene encoding myosin-6-like has product MQDIIDQRVGALPSQKNHRRKGSGSSEENITTRKTKLQTSFPPIHLSLISNSKPLDRKLKDHASNSDLSREMRGEKINLPQVENALEKPPKPAKTFLDKSKYSKDFGCTSNLVNVPTFSYDGQKESRLEKQTWLEVPVPKTSDRLSPEIVKLPECQSCKNEKKIRSEHDKVLMQTKKEKEALQLRVSELETELRRQEEVNKKSKEEHECTSVSSDAPYDGCLSMENCDSNSGNKITINCGDYRRLERSNREKQEKIDSLLREIEELHTKLNTIQNAERDQEQLLKSKQSKLVSDMEDLRSQLEKAKEREKLKVSCLEGEKAEILRQLENTKAELERLKKRRSPVITELRKEKDCHLLEIEKLRVYSEKMKEENLSLSDTIRALQQELEKRSLSSCFSPPVYTSGAEVLLISHRNASEYTHTGAKDYKFQEICSCGRELQNSPPSNKSSSAMEDDIAMKELYRQMKRERNLLLDVMVIMYERRWFVEEAVPHVRRALRKCGALSLGAD; this is encoded by the exons CTCCAGACGTCCTTCCCCCCGATTCACCTCAGTCTCATCTCCAATTCTAAACCGCTGGATAGAAAACTCAAGGATCATGCATCAAACTCAGATCTTTCTAGAGAAATGCGAGGGGAAAAAATCAATTTACCACAAGTGGAAAACGCATTAGAGAAACCCCCCAAGCCCGCTAAGACATTCCTTGACAAGTCCAAATATTCCAAGGATTTTGGATGCACTAGTAATCTGGTAAACGTGCCTACATTTTCTTATGATGGACAAAAGGAAAGTAGGCTGGAAAAGCAAACGTGGCTGGAGGTACCGGTTCCAAAGACCTCAGACCGCTTGTCTCCTGAGATAGTCAAGCTTCCCGAATGTCAGTcatgcaaaaatgaaaagaaaatcaGGAGTGAACATGACAAGGTCCTTATGCAGACAAAGAAGGAAAAAGAAGCCCTGCAGCTGAGGGTTAGTGAGTTAGAGACTGAGCTGAGAAGACAAGAAGAAGTCAATAAGAAGTCCAAAGAAGAACATGAATGTACATCTGTCAGTTCG GATGCACCATATGACGGATGCCTTTCAATGGAAAATTGTGATAGTAATTCTGGAAATAAAATTACTATAAATTGTGGAGACTACCGAAGGCTTGAGAGGAGCAACAGAGAGAAACAGGAAAAGATT gACAGTTTGCTGAGAGAAATTGAAGAACTACATACAAAGCTGAATACAATACAAAACGCTGAAAGAGACCAGGAACAGTTGTTAAAAAGTAAGCAGAGCAAATTGGTTTCTGATATGGAAGACTTAAGGTCGCAGCTCGAAAAGGCCAAGGAGCGTGAAAAACTGAAAGTCTCCTGTCTGGAGGGAGAGAAG GCTGAAATCCTTCGGCAACTGGAGAATACAAAGGCTGAACTGGAAAGGCTGAAGAAAAGGCGTTCACCAGTAATAACGGAATTACGCAAGGAAAAA GATTGCCACTTACTGGAGATTGAGAAACTGAGAGTTTACTCTGAGAAG ATGAAAGAAGAAAACTTGTCTTTGTCAGACACCATTAGAGCATTACAGCAGGAGCTGGAGAAGAGGTCCCTATCTTCATGTTTTAGCCCCCCGGTATACACATCTGGAGCTGAGGTTCTGCTGATCTCTCATCGGAATGCATCAGAATATACTCATACAGGAGCAAAAG aCTACAAATTCCAGGAGATCTGCAGTTGTGGTAGAGAACTACAGAACAGTCCACCTTCTAATAAAAGTTCTTCTGCAATGGAAGATGATATCGCCATGAAGGAACTTTACAGGCAGAT GAAACGAGAAAGGAACCTGCTACTTGATGTCATGGTTATCATGTATGAGAGAAGATGGTTTGTGGAAGAAGCTGTGCCACATGTCAGGAGAGCCCTGAGGAAATGCGGAGCCCTCTCACTTGGTGCAGATTAG